In Rhodococcus rhodochrous, a single genomic region encodes these proteins:
- a CDS encoding transketolase family protein → MTTTAPKLKTSAMIASFVDPGQRTTAAPFGHALVAAAQEDDRIVGLSADLAKYTDMHVFAEAFPDRFFQMGMAEQLLLGAAAGMAETGLIPFASTYSVFAARRAYDFLCLDIAEPNLNVNIVGGLPGLTTGYGPSHQATEDIAIFRGMPNLTIVDPCDSIDIEQAVPQLAASDGPTYLRLLRGKVATVLDEYDYRFELGKAKVLRGGNDVVFVTSGLMTIRALQAADVLATHHVDVGVVHTPTIKPFDAATVLAEIDTDRLAVTLENHTVVGGLFETVAAAVVGAGLGKRVVPIGLPDRFLDAGALPTLHDRYGLSTDRVVARVLDELG, encoded by the coding sequence ATGACCACCACCGCCCCCAAGCTCAAGACCTCGGCGATGATCGCCTCCTTCGTCGATCCGGGTCAGCGGACCACCGCCGCACCGTTCGGCCACGCGCTGGTCGCGGCTGCCCAGGAGGACGACCGGATCGTCGGCCTGTCCGCGGATCTCGCGAAGTACACCGACATGCACGTCTTCGCCGAGGCGTTCCCGGACCGGTTCTTCCAGATGGGCATGGCCGAACAGCTGCTCCTCGGTGCCGCGGCGGGCATGGCCGAGACCGGCCTGATCCCGTTCGCGTCGACCTACTCGGTGTTCGCCGCGCGCCGCGCGTACGACTTCCTGTGCCTGGACATCGCCGAGCCGAATCTCAACGTCAACATCGTCGGCGGGCTTCCCGGCCTGACCACCGGATACGGCCCCAGTCACCAGGCCACCGAGGACATCGCCATCTTCCGCGGCATGCCCAACCTGACGATCGTCGATCCGTGCGACTCGATCGACATCGAACAGGCCGTGCCGCAGCTCGCCGCGAGTGACGGCCCCACCTATCTCCGCTTGCTGCGCGGCAAGGTCGCCACGGTCCTCGACGAGTACGACTACCGCTTCGAACTCGGCAAGGCGAAGGTGCTGCGCGGCGGGAACGACGTCGTCTTCGTCACCAGCGGCCTGATGACCATACGCGCGTTGCAGGCGGCGGACGTGCTGGCAACCCACCACGTGGATGTCGGGGTGGTGCACACGCCCACGATCAAACCGTTCGACGCAGCCACGGTCCTGGCGGAGATCGACACCGACCGACTGGCGGTCACCCTCGAGAACCACACCGTCGTAGGTGGGCTCTTCGAGACCGTCGCTGCCGCAGTCGTCGGGGCGGGACTGGGGAAGAGGGTCGTCCCCATCGGCCTGCCCGACCGGTTCCTCGATGCCGGCGCGCTACCCACCCTGCACGACCGGTACGGCTTGAGCACCGACCGGGTGGTCGCGCGGGTGCTCGACGAGCTCGGCTGA
- a CDS encoding GntR family transcriptional regulator: MAAQPAALLGLERTSLRQQAVTALRTAITSGALAPSSPLVETELSEMLQISRGTLREAMRQLQQEGLISAGARGRLYVRHLDAKEIRDIFAVRAALEALAVRDLAERDDRASVIPALREALEAMAHAENDLEARIESDLNFHRLLCRLTGNETLMHSWQSLEGSIRMSIMFAGLEKAVGNMDVGRHSAIVDAIETGDSDKAASTVRSHMAWAASNLVS, translated from the coding sequence ATGGCTGCTCAACCCGCTGCGCTGCTGGGGCTCGAGAGGACCAGCCTGCGTCAGCAGGCCGTCACCGCCCTGCGCACCGCGATCACGAGCGGCGCGCTCGCCCCGAGCAGCCCCCTCGTCGAAACCGAGCTGTCCGAGATGCTCCAGATCAGCCGGGGAACCCTGCGCGAGGCGATGCGGCAGCTGCAGCAGGAAGGTCTGATCTCTGCCGGTGCCCGCGGTCGCCTCTACGTTCGGCACCTCGACGCCAAGGAGATCCGCGACATCTTCGCCGTGCGCGCGGCCCTGGAAGCGTTGGCCGTCCGCGACCTCGCGGAGCGGGACGACCGGGCCTCGGTGATCCCGGCCCTGCGCGAAGCTCTCGAGGCCATGGCGCATGCCGAGAACGACCTCGAGGCACGCATCGAGTCCGACCTGAACTTCCACCGACTGCTCTGCCGTCTGACCGGCAACGAAACGCTCATGCACTCGTGGCAGTCGCTCGAGGGATCGATCCGCATGTCCATCATGTTCGCCGGTCTGGAGAAGGCGGTCGGAAACATGGACGTCGGGCGCCACAGTGCCATCGTCGACGCCATCGAAACCGGTGACTCCGACAAGGCTGCGTCCACGGTGCGTTCGCACATGGCGTGGGCCGCAAGCAATCTCGTGTCCTGA
- a CDS encoding SRPBCC family protein, which produces MVAMQTTPLTFESSVVVSATPDEVYALVSDVTRTGEWSPVCAECWWDEGQGPEVGSFFTGRNVTPERTWETRSEVVVASPGREFAWSVGPGLVRWSYVIKPADAGTELTETWEFTEAGQKFFHEKFGAEAPAQIAAREQAARSGIPATLDAIKRIIEG; this is translated from the coding sequence ATGGTGGCCATGCAGACCACACCTCTGACCTTCGAGTCCTCCGTCGTCGTTTCCGCCACCCCCGACGAGGTGTACGCCCTCGTCTCCGATGTCACCCGCACCGGTGAATGGTCACCCGTCTGCGCGGAATGCTGGTGGGACGAAGGGCAGGGCCCCGAGGTCGGTTCCTTCTTCACCGGCCGGAACGTCACCCCCGAACGCACCTGGGAGACCCGCTCGGAGGTCGTCGTCGCCTCTCCGGGCCGTGAATTCGCGTGGTCGGTCGGTCCCGGCCTCGTGCGCTGGAGCTACGTCATCAAGCCCGCGGACGCCGGCACGGAACTGACGGAGACCTGGGAGTTCACCGAAGCAGGGCAGAAGTTCTTCCACGAGAAGTTCGGGGCGGAGGCACCTGCCCAGATCGCCGCGCGGGAGCAGGCCGCCCGCAGCGGAATTCCGGCGACCCTGGACGCGATCAAGCGCATCATCGAGGGCTGA
- a CDS encoding FAD-dependent monooxygenase: MHEVVVVGCGPTGMMLAGELRLAGAGVVVLERRESQELAGSRGGGIHARTIELLDQRGIAERFLAEGRTVNTATFGGTRLDVGRLPTRHPYTLALFQNHIERLLLQWIEELGVPIRRNIEVVGAHADEDSVRLRLASGESVQARYVVGADGGRSVVRREAGIGFEGPDATRSSLIAEVRVTEELPTDAKIDERGVHGLYPMGEGRVRVVVTEAELGPSTPPTLDDLRRELVHVFGTDFGVHDPTWLSRFTDATRQATTYRAGRILLAGDAAHVHSPTGGLGIGLGIQDAVNLGWKLGQVVRGDSGEGLLDTYHAERHPAGARALKFTMAQSLFQKADPRQEALRDLIDEVLRVDDAGAPIAALISGLDVAYDLGEGHPLLGRRMPDLDVIAEEKSVRVFGLMHRARPLLLQFDGPPLDSRNIPDCVDLVRVRYDGVWELPLLGEVDAPSAVLVRPDGHVAWVGEGSTDGLDDALAKWCGTAAVRTGTVA, encoded by the coding sequence ATGCACGAGGTCGTAGTGGTCGGCTGCGGGCCGACGGGAATGATGCTGGCGGGGGAGTTGCGCCTGGCCGGCGCGGGCGTCGTCGTACTCGAACGTCGCGAATCGCAGGAACTCGCAGGGTCGCGGGGTGGCGGTATCCATGCCCGCACCATCGAACTGCTCGATCAACGAGGAATCGCCGAGCGATTCCTCGCCGAGGGGCGGACGGTGAACACCGCGACCTTCGGGGGCACCAGGCTCGACGTGGGCCGTCTGCCCACCCGCCATCCGTACACGCTCGCGTTGTTCCAGAACCACATCGAACGGCTGCTGCTGCAGTGGATCGAGGAACTCGGCGTGCCGATCCGGCGGAACATCGAGGTCGTCGGTGCCCATGCGGACGAGGACAGCGTCCGACTTCGGCTCGCATCGGGGGAGTCGGTGCAGGCTCGATACGTGGTGGGCGCCGACGGCGGTCGCAGTGTCGTGCGCCGCGAGGCCGGGATCGGATTCGAAGGGCCGGATGCGACACGCAGCAGCCTGATCGCCGAAGTGCGGGTCACCGAGGAACTCCCCACCGACGCCAAGATCGACGAACGCGGCGTCCACGGTCTGTACCCGATGGGGGAGGGCCGAGTGCGGGTCGTGGTGACCGAAGCCGAACTGGGACCTTCCACGCCGCCGACGCTCGACGACCTGCGACGAGAACTGGTCCACGTGTTCGGCACCGATTTCGGTGTGCACGATCCCACCTGGCTCTCACGGTTCACCGACGCGACCAGACAGGCGACGACCTATCGTGCGGGCCGGATCCTGCTCGCGGGCGACGCCGCACACGTGCATTCACCCACCGGCGGACTGGGTATCGGCCTAGGCATCCAGGATGCCGTCAATCTCGGCTGGAAACTCGGGCAGGTCGTGCGAGGGGACTCGGGGGAGGGCCTGCTCGACACCTACCACGCCGAACGGCACCCGGCCGGCGCGCGGGCGCTGAAATTCACGATGGCCCAATCTCTTTTCCAGAAGGCCGATCCGCGCCAGGAGGCCCTGCGCGATCTGATCGACGAGGTCCTCCGCGTCGACGACGCCGGAGCGCCGATCGCGGCGTTGATCTCCGGTCTCGACGTCGCCTATGACCTCGGTGAGGGGCACCCGCTGCTGGGACGACGTATGCCGGATCTCGACGTCATTGCCGAGGAGAAGTCGGTGCGCGTGTTCGGACTCATGCACCGGGCTCGTCCGCTTCTGTTGCAATTCGACGGCCCGCCACTCGATTCCAGGAATATTCCCGACTGCGTCGACCTCGTGCGGGTGCGCTACGACGGCGTCTGGGAGTTGCCGTTGCTCGGTGAGGTGGACGCGCCGTCGGCCGTGCTCGTGCGCCCGGACGGGCACGTGGCCTGGGTGGGGGAGGGCTCGACGGACGGTCTCGACGACGCGCTCGCGAAGTGGTGCGGCACTGCGGCCGTCCGAACAGGAACCGTTGCGTGA
- a CDS encoding NAD-dependent succinate-semialdehyde dehydrogenase, giving the protein MTDATIVGTRVGVSDAVSRVSTGLFIDGEWVESSSGERFEVVAPATEEVVATVANGNADDARRAIETCARVQKHWAKTAPRERSVILRRAYELIMERQDEFATIMTTEMGKPFAEAKGEVDYAAEFFRWFSEEAVRIGGDVTSTGDGATRILVSKEPVGPCVLVTPWNFPLAMGTRKIGPAIAAGCTIVFKPSELTPLTSLALVDVLVEAGVPKGVLNVVPTTAPGEVVSAWMSSGIARKVSFTGSTAVGIRLLEQASQHVMRSSMELGGNAPFIVFEDADLDRAVDGALAAKMRNMGEACTAANRIFAQRAVADRFAEKLAARMDALAVGDGLVEGTQVGPLVEEKALTKVERLVADAVERGARVVCGGSRPEGPGYFYPPTVLADVSKDAALMSEEIFGPVAPIVVFDTEDEVVEIANNTPWGLAGYIFTQDVDRSFRVSEALEVGMVGLNTGIVSNPAAPFGGIKASGLGREGSTIGIDEFLEVKYVAVPRR; this is encoded by the coding sequence ATGACCGATGCAACGATTGTCGGAACACGGGTGGGCGTCTCCGACGCAGTGTCCCGCGTCAGCACAGGATTGTTCATCGACGGTGAGTGGGTCGAATCGAGCTCCGGTGAACGATTCGAGGTCGTCGCCCCGGCGACCGAGGAGGTCGTCGCGACCGTCGCGAACGGCAACGCCGACGACGCCCGGCGTGCCATCGAAACCTGCGCCCGCGTGCAGAAGCACTGGGCGAAGACCGCTCCGCGCGAACGCAGCGTGATCCTTCGCCGGGCCTACGAGCTCATCATGGAGCGGCAGGACGAGTTCGCGACCATCATGACCACCGAGATGGGCAAACCCTTCGCCGAGGCGAAGGGCGAGGTGGACTACGCTGCGGAGTTCTTCCGGTGGTTCTCCGAGGAAGCCGTCCGCATCGGCGGCGATGTGACCAGCACCGGCGACGGCGCGACCCGCATCCTGGTGTCCAAGGAGCCGGTGGGACCCTGCGTCCTCGTCACACCGTGGAACTTCCCGCTGGCCATGGGTACCCGCAAGATCGGACCCGCCATCGCGGCCGGGTGCACCATCGTCTTCAAACCCTCGGAGCTGACGCCGTTGACCTCGCTGGCCCTGGTCGACGTGCTCGTCGAGGCCGGTGTGCCGAAGGGTGTGCTGAACGTCGTGCCCACCACCGCGCCCGGGGAGGTCGTCTCGGCCTGGATGTCCAGCGGTATCGCACGCAAGGTCAGTTTCACCGGGTCGACCGCGGTGGGCATCCGATTGCTCGAACAGGCATCCCAGCACGTGATGCGGAGTTCGATGGAACTGGGAGGAAATGCCCCGTTCATCGTGTTCGAGGACGCGGATCTCGACCGGGCCGTCGACGGCGCGCTCGCCGCGAAGATGCGCAACATGGGTGAGGCGTGCACCGCCGCGAACCGCATCTTCGCGCAGCGCGCGGTCGCCGATCGGTTCGCGGAGAAGCTTGCTGCCCGTATGGATGCCCTGGCCGTCGGGGACGGCCTGGTCGAGGGCACCCAGGTCGGTCCGCTGGTCGAGGAGAAGGCTCTGACGAAGGTGGAGCGTCTCGTCGCCGATGCCGTCGAACGTGGAGCACGCGTCGTGTGTGGCGGCAGCCGGCCCGAGGGACCCGGCTACTTCTACCCACCCACCGTCCTCGCCGACGTGTCGAAGGACGCCGCGTTGATGAGCGAGGAGATCTTCGGGCCGGTCGCGCCCATCGTCGTCTTCGATACCGAGGACGAGGTCGTCGAGATCGCCAACAACACGCCCTGGGGACTGGCCGGATACATCTTCACCCAGGACGTCGACCGCAGTTTTCGTGTCAGCGAAGCGCTCGAGGTCGGCATGGTCGGGCTGAACACCGGCATCGTGTCCAACCCCGCGGCACCGTTCGGCGGTATCAAGGCGTCGGGTCTCGGACGTGAGGGAAGCACCATCGGCATCGACGAGTTCCTCGAGGTCAAGTACGTCGCGGTCCCCCGTAGGTGA
- a CDS encoding FAD-binding and (Fe-S)-binding domain-containing protein encodes MNDDQLTIGQDGGASSTDENVRVRLLTDRLHALGVPIDTSTRRLAEYSYDASNYRVRPSAVVFPRSVDDVVAVVTACGDTGIPLVSRGGGTSMAGNAVGSGVILDFSRHMNRILDIDETSGVADVEPGVVLATLSRAVEDASSGRMTFAPDPSSKNRATVGGALGNDACGNHSVRYGRMSDHVHEIDLVTADGFRLTAAQRGLRATDPDDAAAAARAQQLDAELTALAGEHLFEFRTELGRIQRQVSGYHLDNLLPEKRFDVARALVGSEGTCAVIVGARVELVPRPSSALLVCLGYDDVVDAARDIGTILEFSPAAVEGVDAAIVETMRFRRGENSVLGLPAGNAWLYVDLDGDDPDSVAAAADALLDKLRRNGRLVDGRIAADTTERASLWRVREDGAGLSSRLASGGESWPGWEDSAVAPENLADYLQDFRALLDRHGLQGVMYGHFGAGCMHIRITYDLRTEEGRKVFREFTHEAARLVVRHGGSLSGEHGDGRARSELLPVMYSARMMSAFRAFRTIWDPQGILNPGSLTDPARIDDDLALAGVPERTWRTHYDLHPIEAVRPDGARPQHTPDPWVHAVQGCIGVGRCRADAGGVMCPSYRATRDEKDSTRGRARVLQEMVRGARTIEQGWKSEQVREALDLCLSCKACSTDCPAGVDMATYKSEFFSHYYDGTRRPVSHYSLGWLPRWLRITGLAAPLVNAVLRTSLAKRAAALGGISPDRVLPPFVSRRAWKKAVSDALSGRSGSTPVVLFVDTFTRGLRPEVAGAAARVLASADKQVSCSADACCGLTWISTGQLDTAKKKLSHAARTLDDGTDRPIVVVEPSCAAALRKDLPELVPTEAARRVAARVHSFASYLDTMVRNGWTPTPAQPLPNEMVLQTHCHEYSVFGAGSHRRILTAAGVDDVRDAVGCCGVAGNFGFEKQHHDISMRVAETSLAPALRAAGDDSAVVTDGFSCAMQVAQIDVSAPGQHLAELLDPGPRMSMNNTISEEESA; translated from the coding sequence ATGAACGACGACCAGCTCACCATAGGACAGGACGGCGGAGCTTCCTCGACCGACGAGAACGTCCGAGTTCGACTCCTCACCGACAGACTCCACGCACTGGGCGTCCCGATCGACACCTCGACGCGTCGACTGGCCGAGTACTCCTACGACGCCTCCAACTACCGGGTGCGGCCGTCGGCCGTGGTCTTTCCTCGGTCGGTGGACGACGTCGTGGCGGTGGTGACCGCCTGCGGCGACACCGGGATTCCGTTGGTCAGCCGAGGGGGCGGGACGTCGATGGCGGGCAATGCCGTCGGCTCCGGTGTGATCCTCGACTTCTCCCGGCACATGAACCGCATCCTCGACATCGACGAGACGTCCGGTGTCGCCGACGTCGAACCGGGCGTCGTGCTCGCGACCCTTTCGCGGGCAGTCGAGGACGCGTCCTCGGGTCGGATGACCTTCGCCCCCGATCCCTCGTCGAAGAACCGGGCCACGGTCGGTGGCGCGCTGGGCAACGACGCCTGCGGCAATCACTCGGTGCGCTACGGCCGCATGTCCGATCACGTCCACGAGATCGACCTCGTCACCGCCGACGGGTTCCGGCTCACCGCGGCGCAGCGAGGCCTGCGTGCCACCGATCCCGACGACGCGGCCGCTGCGGCTCGCGCGCAGCAGCTCGACGCCGAGCTCACCGCGTTGGCGGGCGAGCACCTGTTCGAGTTCCGCACCGAGCTCGGGAGGATCCAACGGCAGGTCTCGGGGTATCACCTGGACAATCTGTTGCCGGAGAAGCGGTTCGATGTCGCCCGTGCGCTCGTCGGATCCGAGGGAACGTGCGCGGTGATCGTCGGGGCCCGCGTCGAGTTGGTTCCCCGCCCGTCCAGCGCGTTGCTGGTCTGCCTCGGCTACGACGACGTCGTCGACGCGGCCCGCGACATCGGAACCATCCTGGAATTTTCTCCTGCGGCGGTCGAGGGTGTCGACGCGGCGATCGTCGAGACCATGCGGTTCCGTCGGGGCGAGAATTCCGTCCTCGGTCTCCCCGCCGGAAACGCGTGGCTCTACGTCGACCTGGACGGTGACGACCCGGACTCCGTGGCCGCGGCCGCCGACGCACTGCTCGACAAACTTCGCCGCAACGGCCGTCTCGTCGACGGCCGCATCGCGGCCGACACCACCGAGCGCGCTTCCCTGTGGCGGGTGCGTGAGGACGGCGCCGGACTCTCGTCCCGCCTGGCATCCGGCGGCGAATCCTGGCCGGGCTGGGAGGATTCCGCCGTCGCGCCGGAGAACCTCGCCGATTACCTGCAGGACTTCCGCGCACTGCTCGACCGGCACGGTCTGCAGGGGGTGATGTACGGGCACTTCGGCGCCGGCTGCATGCACATCCGCATCACCTACGACCTGCGCACCGAGGAGGGCCGGAAGGTCTTCCGCGAGTTCACGCACGAGGCCGCGCGGCTGGTGGTCCGTCACGGCGGATCGCTCTCCGGAGAACACGGCGACGGCCGTGCCCGCTCGGAACTGCTGCCGGTGATGTACTCCGCGCGGATGATGAGCGCATTCCGCGCCTTCCGCACGATCTGGGACCCGCAAGGCATCCTGAACCCGGGATCGCTGACCGACCCGGCACGGATCGATGACGATCTGGCGTTGGCGGGCGTTCCCGAACGCACCTGGCGTACCCACTACGACCTGCACCCGATCGAGGCGGTCCGTCCCGACGGCGCGCGGCCGCAACACACCCCCGACCCGTGGGTGCACGCCGTCCAGGGCTGCATCGGCGTCGGACGGTGCCGGGCCGACGCCGGTGGCGTGATGTGCCCGAGCTACCGCGCGACCCGCGACGAGAAGGACTCCACTCGCGGCCGGGCCCGGGTCCTGCAGGAGATGGTGCGCGGCGCCCGCACGATCGAACAAGGGTGGAAGTCCGAACAGGTGCGTGAGGCACTCGATCTGTGCCTGTCGTGCAAGGCCTGCTCGACCGACTGCCCGGCCGGCGTCGACATGGCCACCTACAAGTCCGAGTTCTTCTCGCACTACTACGACGGCACACGACGACCGGTATCGCACTATTCGCTGGGGTGGCTGCCACGCTGGCTCCGCATCACGGGGTTGGCAGCACCGCTGGTCAACGCGGTCCTGCGCACTTCTCTCGCGAAGCGCGCCGCCGCTCTCGGCGGCATCTCCCCCGACCGGGTACTTCCGCCCTTCGTCTCCCGGCGGGCCTGGAAGAAGGCCGTGAGCGACGCGCTGAGCGGCCGGTCCGGTTCGACGCCGGTGGTGCTGTTCGTCGACACCTTCACTCGCGGGTTGCGGCCTGAGGTCGCCGGTGCCGCCGCCCGCGTGCTCGCCTCGGCGGATAAGCAGGTGAGCTGCTCCGCGGACGCGTGCTGCGGACTGACGTGGATCTCCACCGGCCAGCTCGACACCGCGAAGAAGAAACTCTCCCACGCCGCCCGCACACTCGACGACGGCACCGACCGGCCGATCGTCGTCGTCGAGCCGAGTTGCGCCGCCGCCCTGCGCAAGGACCTGCCCGAGCTGGTGCCCACCGAGGCTGCGCGTCGCGTCGCCGCACGGGTCCACAGCTTCGCGTCCTACCTGGACACCATGGTGCGCAACGGCTGGACACCCACCCCTGCACAGCCGCTACCGAACGAGATGGTGCTGCAGACCCATTGCCACGAGTACTCCGTGTTCGGCGCCGGAAGCCATCGCCGGATCCTGACCGCAGCGGGAGTCGACGACGTCCGCGACGCAGTCGGATGCTGCGGCGTGGCAGGAAACTTCGGATTCGAGAAACAACACCACGACATCAGCATGAGGGTCGCCGAGACCTCCCTCGCCCCGGCACTGCGCGCGGCCGGCGACGACTCCGCGGTGGTCACCGACGGCTTCTCGTGCGCGATGCAGGTCGCGCAGATCGATGTCTCCGCCCCGGGGCAACATCTCGCAGAACTGCTCGATCCCGGGCCGCGAATGTCGATGAACAACACCATCTCCGAGGAGGAAAGCGCATGA